In the Cygnus atratus isolate AKBS03 ecotype Queensland, Australia chromosome 10, CAtr_DNAZoo_HiC_assembly, whole genome shotgun sequence genome, gcctgcagctgcgGATGGTGAGGGGGACCGCGCGTGCTGGGCCACCCCTCCCCGTTGGACAGGAGCGGTCCCCAAAACCCTTCTCGGTCCCCAAAtcccccgtgcctcagtttccccatcgGGGCTTGGCTCTCCCCAGCTCACCTGGCAGACACGGCAGACGGTGACGGTGCTTGACGTGGTGCAGGAGCCCACGGGTGGTGAGAGCCACGCAGCCagcggggctgggtgctgctggggggtcGGATGCCCccccctgtgctgggggccaccgccccagctcagcagtgccctgccctgctcgcAGCCTTCACCGGGATCTATGCCGCAGAGCTGCCGCCGCGGTGCTGGGCAGCCGACAGCCGGCGAGCCCTGCTGGGCACCCCGCAGCGGAGCCGCACGGTGAgctgggggacagggatggagcagggctgcgACACAGCCCCCATGGTGATGCGGGATCCCACGCTCTGTCCCCTCGCAGGACCTGCTGCTTGTGGACACGGAGGCAGCCGCTGTCACCAACCTCACTGCCGGTACGCTGCGCCTGGCTGCTCGCGGTGCGTTGGCAAGTCAGGATGAGCCCTGGCGCCCATCGGGGTGCTGTTGTCTCCAGGGTCACCCGaaggctgctgggagctgctcacCATCCAGTGGGACCTGCTCGTGGCCACCTGCTCAGCCCCACATCGCCCACCCCGCCTGGTGAGCAGCACCGTGGCACAGCACTGTGCCGCACCGGGGCCATGCAAGGTGCCGATGACACCTTGCCGAGGGAAAGGGGTGCCCCGGTGCCACTCAGCGCCTGTCCCCAGGTCGTGGCAGAGCTGCCACCGTTGGGTCAGGAGCTGTCCCTGCGCTGGGTGACAGTGGAGGATGCCCCAACAGTGCCCGGCATCACCTGGAAAACCCTGATGGTCCGGCCACCCTGCGGcgggcagagccctgctccgCATGGTGAGCGCCCAGGGGCCCCCAAGCACCCAGCTGCTactgggtgctgggggcccttGGGTGGAGGGGGGCGGGAAGGGTCTGGGGGCACTAGGTACCCAGGACAgtgggggctgagcagggcccCTTCCTCGGTGCAGGCACCCAGCCCTTCGAGGcgctgctgctgagcccagcGGGCAGCATGGCACCGCACCCCCTCGTTGTGTGCCCCCACGGTGAGTGAGGGGGCAACGGGGACATCCCTGCGCTGCTGGTGGCACCCCAAGTGATATCCCTGTTGTCCCCAGGTGGCCCTCATGCTGTCTTCGATGCCCGCTGGCGCCCGAGCATGGCCGCACTGTGCCGGCTGGGGTTCGCTGTGCTCCTGGGTAAGTGCTGGGGACCCCGGCTCCGGGTGTCCCCCGCGCCACGCTGGGGATGTGGCACCCCACAAACCCTATCTCCCCAGTGAACTACCGCGGTTCTCTGGGCTTCGGGCAGGCCAGCATCGACTCACTGCTGTCCCGCGTGGGTGAGCAGGATGTGGCGGACACACAGGTgggggggcactgggacaggGTGCTGAGGGTGCGGGGTGCTGGCGGTGTGGGGTGCTGACAGCGGGGTGCCCCACgcctgcagctggcagtggAGCAGGCACTGCGCAGCGAGCCCCTCGACTCACGCCGCCTGGCCCTGCTCGCCGGCTCCCACGGAGCCTTCATCGCCCTCCACCTCCTCGCCCGCGAGCCCAAGCGCTACCAGGCGTGCGCCCTGCGCAACCCCGTCTCCAACCTGCCCGCCCTGCTGGGCACCTCCGACATCCCCGACTGGTGAGAGTCACCCACCCCACGCCGTGCTGTGTCGCTCCGTGCCACGGGCACCACGtcacccccccccgcctccctccTGCAGGCGCTATGtgtccctggggctgccctACTCCTTTGAGCGGGTGCCCCGTGCCGAGGACGTAGCCACCATGCTGCAGCGCTCGCCCATTGCCCAGGTGCACCAGGTACAGCACGGGGATGGACGCGGCgggtccagggatggggactgaGCACCCACCACTGCTTGTGCCGCAGGTACGGGCACcggtgctgctgtgtgtgggtGCCCGGGACCGGCGGGTCAGCCCCACGCAGGCGCTGGAGCTGTACCGGGTGCTGCGGGCCAGTGGGGTGCCGGCACGGTGAGTGGGGCACAGGGGTCggggggagcaggcagggagccctGGGGCGCCGGCTGAGCatcccctgcccacccccaggCTGCTGTGGTACCCGGAGGGCGGCCATGCGCTGGCAGGCACAGAGACGGAGGCTGATGTTTTTGGGAACTGTGCCCGCTGGTTCCTCCAACACCTGAGACAGCCCCGGCACAGCCCCTAGCACCTGCAGTGGccctgtggctgtgctggcCTTGGAGTGACTGGGGGTCCTGGGGATGGCACCGGGACCAGAGGAGAATGGAGCAAGTGATGGCACAGGATGGAAATGGGGATGTGGGCTTGCCTCTAAATAAACGTGTGCCACCTCGTGCAGTGCTGTCTTGTGCATCTTGGCCACGCTGCAACACAGAGGCTGGCTCCACTCCCTTTATTGGGATcgggggggcaggcaggggggtGCCACCCCTCCAGCTGCCCGCAGCCCGGCTCAGACCATCTTCATGACCTTGTGGATCCAGCCGACGTAGAGCGAGACACGGATGAAGAGGGCGGGCTGGTCGGTGCGGGCGCAGACACGGGACGGGGTGATCAccccctccagcacccagcagtCGGCGGTCAGGCAGGCCAGGGGCCCTCCGTAATCTCCCTGCGGGGCCAAAAGAGCGCTGTGACCCCCAtactggggggtgggggtggccCCGAGCCCAcctggccccacagcccctgg is a window encoding:
- the LOC118253670 gene encoding acylamino-acid-releasing enzyme; its protein translation is MASGRRWGTESLGEPAGGRQSHPGSCYRELSHFPAITRAALGAAAGGQAFRLYTECSQPDLRRRRLLRFSRHYSLQHAGGGLTASQAALSAEIRNQLLSQDSPSGQRRAVLTRCPLQGHELLEVWDGCGRSHGVDLTALGKHSRVYTEGPFACLAWSRSETRLLYVAERSQPRPPKPSPWLVPGAARLAEEEEEVGGELPVSGEQFVYHEDWGEALSTCSVPVLCVLDIEGSSVSVLEGVPEHVSPGQALWSPDDTGVVFVGWWHEPFRLGLSACSNRRSGIFLLEVASGRCELLSAQPRAACSPRLSPDGRRLLYLEGAVGGPHRQCLQLRMLTWQTRQTVTVLDVVQEPTGAFTGIYAAELPPRCWAADSRRALLGTPQRSRTDLLLVDTEAAAVTNLTAGSPEGCWELLTIQWDLLVATCSAPHRPPRLVVAELPPLGQELSLRWVTVEDAPTVPGITWKTLMVRPPCGGQSPAPHGTQPFEALLLSPAGSMAPHPLVVCPHGGPHAVFDARWRPSMAALCRLGFAVLLVNYRGSLGFGQASIDSLLSRVGEQDVADTQLAVEQALRSEPLDSRRLALLAGSHGAFIALHLLAREPKRYQACALRNPVSNLPALLGTSDIPDWRYVSLGLPYSFERVPRAEDVATMLQRSPIAQVHQVRAPVLLCVGARDRRVSPTQALELYRVLRASGVPARLLWYPEGGHALAGTETEADVFGNCARWFLQHLRQPRHSP